One genomic region from Halobacteriovorax vibrionivorans encodes:
- a CDS encoding flagellin N-terminal helical domain-containing protein, with product MGLRIATNTAAQTVQKNIKQTGKASTEALEKLSSGKRINKSADDAAGLAIAKNMEAQVKGLRQASRNANDGISMVQTAEGAMNETSNILVRLRELSVQAASDTIGDTERGFLDKEYQQLVEEVDRIAESTKFGSISLLNGSGSEMDIQVGTFAGESGQIQYDPSQTNATASALNISGLSVSSKDDARSSMENVDEAITSLSEQRANLGAIQSRLQSSVNNLEIQSTNLDASRSVIEDADVAYESSQLASANISKQAGVSSLVQANNLNSQALRLVG from the coding sequence ATGGGTTTACGTATTGCTACTAACACTGCAGCTCAAACGGTGCAGAAAAACATTAAACAAACAGGTAAGGCCTCAACAGAAGCCTTGGAAAAATTATCAAGTGGTAAGAGGATTAATAAGTCCGCAGATGATGCTGCCGGTTTAGCAATTGCTAAGAATATGGAAGCACAGGTAAAGGGTTTAAGACAGGCCTCTCGAAACGCAAATGATGGTATCTCAATGGTGCAAACTGCTGAGGGTGCCATGAACGAAACAAGTAATATTCTAGTTCGTCTAAGAGAGTTATCAGTACAGGCAGCATCGGATACTATCGGTGATACTGAACGTGGTTTCTTGGATAAAGAATATCAGCAATTGGTAGAAGAGGTTGATCGTATTGCAGAGTCAACAAAGTTTGGTTCTATTAGCCTCTTAAATGGATCTGGTTCAGAAATGGACATTCAGGTTGGTACATTTGCTGGAGAAAGTGGTCAGATTCAATACGACCCTTCTCAAACGAATGCAACAGCTTCAGCTCTTAATATCTCAGGGCTAAGTGTTTCATCTAAGGATGATGCTAGATCATCGATGGAAAATGTCGATGAGGCGATTACAAGTCTTTCTGAGCAACGTGCAAATTTAGGTGCGATTCAGTCGAGACTACAGTCGTCAGTTAATAATTTAGAGATTCAATCAACGAATCTAGATGCTTCTAGGTCTGTTATTGAAGATGCTGACGTGGCATATGAGTCATCACAATTAGCGTCGGCCAATATTTCTAAGCAAGCTGGTGTTTCTTCATTAGTACAAGCGAATAACCTAAATTCGCAAGCGCTTAGATTAGTAGGTTAA